In the genome of Enterococcus sp. DIV2402, the window GTCAACGCCGTGATACGATGCTCAGGAAATTGACGGAAGTCTTTCCGAAAGAAGTGCAATTCACTCGTCCAGAAGGTGGACTATTTGTTTGGGTAACTTTACCGGAACAGTTAGATGTCACACCGATTTTGCAAGATTGTCTAGCAGAAAAGATTGCCTTTGTTAGTGGTGAAACCTTTTATCCAAACAGCAAAAAACGCAATACCTTCAGATTAAATTTTTCCAATATGCCAGAAGATAAAATCGAACTTGGCCTTGAAAAAATGGGACGCGTTTTACAAAAATATCTAGAAAACTAGGAGGAACATCCATGTCAGAAAAAAATTTATCGACAAAGTATCAACCCCAAGAAGTTGAAGCTGGTCGTTATGAAGAATGGTTAGCAAAAGATTTATTCAAACCAAGTGGGGATAAAAAAGCTCAACCGTATTCAATCGTTATTCCACCACCAAACGTAACTGGAAAATTGCATTTAGGTCATGCGTGGGATACCACATTACAAGATATGATTATTCGCCAAAAGCGAATGCAAGGATTTGACACCTTATGGCTACCAGGAATGGACCATGCCGGAATTGCGACTCAAGCGAAAGTTGAAGAAAAACTACGCGAACAAGGAGTTTCTCGTTATGATTTAGGTCGTGAAAAATTTGTTGAACAAGTTTGGGATTGGAAAGAAGAATATGCTGGACATATTCGTGAACAGTGGTCAAAACTAGGCTTGTCGCTCGATTATAGTCGTGAACGTTTTACATTGGATAGTGGGTTATCTGATGCAGTTCGCAAAGTATTTGTTACGTTATACGAAAAAGAATTAATCTATCGTGGGGAATACATCATTAACTGGGATCCACAAGCACGAACAGCTTTGTCTGATATTGAAGTTATTCATAAAGATGTAGAAGGTGCTTTTTATCATATGACGTATCCGTTAGCTGATGGTTCGGGTGTTGTTGAAATTGCGACGACTCGCCCAGAAACGATGTTAGGTGATACAGCAGTTGCCGTTCATCCTGAAGATGAGCGCTATCAAGCATTGATTGGAAAAACAGTCATTTTACCATTAGTAGATAAAGAAATTCCCATTATTGCGGATGAATACGTAGAGATGGATTTTGGAACAGGAGTTGTAAAAATTACACCTGCTCATGATCCTAATGACTTTGAAGTTGGCAATCGTCATGATTTGCCACGTGTAAATGTGATGAATGATGATGGTTCCATGAACGAACTAGCGGGGAAATATGCTGGTATGGATCGTTTTGCTGCACGTAAACAAATTGTAAAAGATTTAGAAGCGTTAGATCGTCTAGTAAAAATTGAAAAAATGGTTCATAGCGTAGGACATTCTGAACGTACGGGAGTTGTCGTGGAACCACGTTTATCTACACAATGGTTTGTAAAAATGAAACCATTGGCAGAGCAAGCGATTAAAAATCAAGGAACAGAAGATGCAGTAGAATTTTACCCACCACGTTTCAATCAAACATTTTTACGTTGGATGGAAAATATTCACGATTGGGTTATTTCTCGTCAATTATGGTGGGGACATCAAATTCCAGCATGGTATCACAAAGAAACAGGTGAAATGTATGTGGGAATGGAAGCTCCAGCAGACAGCGAAAACTGGATACAAGATGAAGATGTGCTAGATACATGGTTTAGTTCAGCATTATGGCCATTCTCAACATTAGGTTGGCCGGATGAAAACAGTGAAGATTATCAACGTTATTATCCTAATAATACATTGGTTACAGGCTATGACATTATTGCTTTTTGGGTAAGTCGAATGATTTTCCAAGGCTTAGAGTTTACAGGTCAACGTCCATTTAATAATGTGTTAATCCATGGGTTAATTCGTGCAGAAGATGGACGTAAAATGAGTAAATCGCTAGGTAACGGAATTGACCCGATGGAAGTGATTGATCAATACGGTGCCGATGCATTACGTTGGTTCTTATCAAATGGTTCCGCACCTGGCCAAGACATGCGTTTTAGTTATGAGAAAATGGATGCAGCGTGGAATTTCATTAATAAAATTTGGAATGCGTCACGTTTTGTATTGATGAACGTGGAAGGAATGACAGTGGCTGACATTGACTTCTCTGGTGAAAAATCAGTTGCGGACCGCTGGATTTTAACGCGCTTAAATGAAACAATCGAAAAAGTAACCGACTTGTTTGATCGTTTTGAGTTTGGTGAAGCTGGTCGTCAATTGTATAACTTTATCTGGGATGACTTCTGTGACTGGTATATCGAAATGAGTAAAGAAACATTATATGGCGAAAATGAAGCTGCCAAACAAGTCAATAAGAGCGTCTTAGTTTATACATTAGACCAAATCTTACGCTTGTTGCATCCAATTATGCCATTTGTTACTGAAGAAATTTGGAGTCAAATTCCTCACGAAGGAGATTCATTAGTGGTTGCCGCTTATCCAGTTGTTCGTCCAGAGTTAACTGATGATACAGCAGCTAAAGGCATGGAAGTTCTAAAAGAATTAATTCGTTCTGTTCGTAATATCCGCTCAGAAGTGAATACGCCTTTATCTAAACCAATCACCTTGCTAATTCAAACAAGTGATGAGGCAGTGGATACTTTCTTAAAAGCCAATCAAAACTATATTGATCGTTTCTGTAACCCAGAAGAATTGACGATTACTAGTGATTTAGAAGCACCAGAATTAGCAATGTCGGCAGTTTTAACAGGAGCAACGATTTACTTACCGCTTGCCGGATTGATTAATATCGAAGAAGAAATTGCTCGTTTAGAAAAAGAATTGGACAAATGGAACAAAGAAGTGAAACGTGTTCAAGGTAAATTAGCGAATGAACGTTTTGTAGCGAACGCTCCTGAAGAAGTCGTTGCTCAAGAACGTGAAAAAGAAGCAGATTATTTAGAAAAACAAAAAGTCGTAGAAGAACGCATTGCGCAATTGCGTACAATTTAATTCATTAAAAAGAGTGGGATCATTATTCCACTCTTTTTTACCACAGGGAGAGTGAATATGAAGTTTAGATTTGCAGCTAAAGAAGATGTCCCGTTGATTTTAAGCTTTATTAAGGAATTAGCCGATTATGAAAATTTATTAGATGAAGTCGTTGCAACAGAAGCTGATTTAGAAAAATCGTTGTTTGCTCAAAAACGTGCGGAAGTTCTATTTGCACTCGTCGATGAAAAAGAAGTTGGTTTTGCTTTGTTTTTCCATAACTATTCGACTTTTTTAGGGAAAGCAGGTCTGTATTTAGAAGACCTTTATATCAAACCAGATGTTCGCGGACAGGGCATTGGAAAGCAGCTACTTAAAAAATTAGCGCAAATTGCTTTAGAACGTGACTGTGGTCGTTTAGAATGGTGGTGCTTGGATTGGAATCAAACAAGCATTGATTTTTATCTTTCTTTAAATGCGGAACCAATGGATGAATGGACGTCTTATCGATTAACAGGTGAGAACTTAAAGAAACTGGCAGAGTAAAAGAATTATTTGTTATAATAACCATAGAGGTGAGTAGTGTGAGAACAGTAGAAGAAGCAATTGAGTGGATTCATAGTCGATTACCTTTTGGTTCACGACCAGGGTTAGATCGAGTAGAAGCACTTCTAGCATTATTAGACCATCCAGAAAAGAAAGTTCCTGTTATTCATGTTGCTGGAACGAATGGAAAAGGCTCAACGGTTAGCTATTTACGGGCAATGATTCAAGAAACAGGTTTAACTGTGGGGACATTTACGTCTCCATACATTGAGAGTTTTAATGAGCGTATTGCCAAAAATGGTGTGGCGATTTCTGATTCAGAATTAGTTGCTTTAGTGGAGAAAATTAAGCCGCTTGTCGCACAATTGGATCAAGAAGAAGCAGTAGCCGGTATTACCGAATTTGAAGTGTTGACAGCTATGGCATTTGACTATTATGTGCAACAAGAAGTGGATATTGCGATTATTGAAGTAGGTCTTGGTGGATTGTTAGATAGTACGAACGTGGTTTCTCCAATGCTAACTGCAATCACGACAATTGGGATGGATCATACTGATATTCTAGGAGATACTTTATCAGAAATTGCTGCCCAAAAAGCAGGAATTATCAAACCTAAGATTCCTGTAGTTACAGGTAATATCCAATCAGAAGCCTTAGCAGTTATTGAACAAATTGCTGCTGAACAAGCAGCAAAAATATATCACTTTGATCAAGATTATCGAGTGGAGTATCGTCATCCGGATGCCCAATGGGGTGAAGTATTTGATTTTTATAACGAAACGGGTAAATTAACTGAATTGAAGACACCTCTATTAGGGAAGCATCAAGTAGAAAATGCGGGTTTGGCCATTCAATTATTTTATTTGTATTGTCAACAAGTCAAATTGCCGCTTAAAGAAAAATACATTCGCGAAGGTTTAAAAAAGACTTTTTGGCCCGCACGAATGGAACGCATTAGTGAACAACCACTTGTGATTTTAGATGGCGCCCATAATGAACATGCGATGAAACGTTTGATTGAAAATATGAACCAAGAATTTAGCAACTATAAAATTCATGTCTTATTTTCAGCATTAGAAACCAAGGAAATTAAAGGGATGATTCAACAATTATTGGAGCTACCAAATGCCGACATTTACATTACTACCTTTGAATATCCTAAAGCTTTACGTTTAGAAAAAAACTATCAACGAATAGATGAAAAACGACTACAAATTGCTTCATTGTGGCAATTTGGTTTAGCTGATATTTTAGAAAAAGCTGACAATGATTCCTTAGTTTTAGTAACAGGCTCTCTTTATTTTGTTTCTCAAGTACGACAACTATTACAGGAAATTCAAGGAGGAAAAAATGCGTAATTTACAAGGTGTTATTTTTGATATGGACGGATTGATT includes:
- a CDS encoding valine--tRNA ligase; the encoded protein is MSEKNLSTKYQPQEVEAGRYEEWLAKDLFKPSGDKKAQPYSIVIPPPNVTGKLHLGHAWDTTLQDMIIRQKRMQGFDTLWLPGMDHAGIATQAKVEEKLREQGVSRYDLGREKFVEQVWDWKEEYAGHIREQWSKLGLSLDYSRERFTLDSGLSDAVRKVFVTLYEKELIYRGEYIINWDPQARTALSDIEVIHKDVEGAFYHMTYPLADGSGVVEIATTRPETMLGDTAVAVHPEDERYQALIGKTVILPLVDKEIPIIADEYVEMDFGTGVVKITPAHDPNDFEVGNRHDLPRVNVMNDDGSMNELAGKYAGMDRFAARKQIVKDLEALDRLVKIEKMVHSVGHSERTGVVVEPRLSTQWFVKMKPLAEQAIKNQGTEDAVEFYPPRFNQTFLRWMENIHDWVISRQLWWGHQIPAWYHKETGEMYVGMEAPADSENWIQDEDVLDTWFSSALWPFSTLGWPDENSEDYQRYYPNNTLVTGYDIIAFWVSRMIFQGLEFTGQRPFNNVLIHGLIRAEDGRKMSKSLGNGIDPMEVIDQYGADALRWFLSNGSAPGQDMRFSYEKMDAAWNFINKIWNASRFVLMNVEGMTVADIDFSGEKSVADRWILTRLNETIEKVTDLFDRFEFGEAGRQLYNFIWDDFCDWYIEMSKETLYGENEAAKQVNKSVLVYTLDQILRLLHPIMPFVTEEIWSQIPHEGDSLVVAAYPVVRPELTDDTAAKGMEVLKELIRSVRNIRSEVNTPLSKPITLLIQTSDEAVDTFLKANQNYIDRFCNPEELTITSDLEAPELAMSAVLTGATIYLPLAGLINIEEEIARLEKELDKWNKEVKRVQGKLANERFVANAPEEVVAQEREKEADYLEKQKVVEERIAQLRTI
- a CDS encoding GNAT family N-acetyltransferase, which gives rise to MKFRFAAKEDVPLILSFIKELADYENLLDEVVATEADLEKSLFAQKRAEVLFALVDEKEVGFALFFHNYSTFLGKAGLYLEDLYIKPDVRGQGIGKQLLKKLAQIALERDCGRLEWWCLDWNQTSIDFYLSLNAEPMDEWTSYRLTGENLKKLAE
- a CDS encoding Mur ligase family protein — protein: MRTVEEAIEWIHSRLPFGSRPGLDRVEALLALLDHPEKKVPVIHVAGTNGKGSTVSYLRAMIQETGLTVGTFTSPYIESFNERIAKNGVAISDSELVALVEKIKPLVAQLDQEEAVAGITEFEVLTAMAFDYYVQQEVDIAIIEVGLGGLLDSTNVVSPMLTAITTIGMDHTDILGDTLSEIAAQKAGIIKPKIPVVTGNIQSEALAVIEQIAAEQAAKIYHFDQDYRVEYRHPDAQWGEVFDFYNETGKLTELKTPLLGKHQVENAGLAIQLFYLYCQQVKLPLKEKYIREGLKKTFWPARMERISEQPLVILDGAHNEHAMKRLIENMNQEFSNYKIHVLFSALETKEIKGMIQQLLELPNADIYITTFEYPKALRLEKNYQRIDEKRLQIASLWQFGLADILEKADNDSLVLVTGSLYFVSQVRQLLQEIQGGKNA